Proteins co-encoded in one Caldalkalibacillus uzonensis genomic window:
- the hypD gene encoding hydrogenase formation protein HypD, producing the protein MTTMKYVDEFRDPELIHKISAEIHRLVDPNDNYRFMEVCGGHTFSIFRFGLQNLLPENIELVHGPGCPVCVLPTGRMDEGLTIAQQPDVIFTAFGDVMRVPGRKGTPLELKSKGADIRMIYSPLDALKIAIDNPDRQVVLFAIGFETTAPSTALTILRARDLNVQNFFVYSNHVLIIPAIRAILDSPEMRIDGFIGPGHVSTVIGTRPYEFIAKDYGRPVVISGFEPLDLLQSILILVKQMREGRSEVENQYIRVVPSEGNIPALKAMNEVFEVRPFFEWRGLGIISQSALKLRPEFAQWDAEVRFQVEGACMTDPKAAQCGEVLKGALKPHQCKLFGKECTPEHPVGALMVSSEGACAAYYHHVHLRQAMDE; encoded by the coding sequence ATGACGACAATGAAATATGTTGACGAGTTTCGCGACCCGGAATTGATCCACAAGATTTCGGCAGAGATTCATCGTCTCGTAGATCCCAATGACAACTACCGTTTTATGGAAGTTTGCGGCGGACATACATTTTCTATCTTTCGATTCGGACTGCAGAACTTGCTGCCGGAAAACATTGAGCTCGTCCATGGGCCGGGTTGTCCAGTTTGTGTCCTTCCCACGGGGCGCATGGACGAAGGGTTGACGATCGCCCAACAGCCGGATGTGATTTTTACCGCTTTCGGTGATGTGATGCGGGTACCGGGGCGTAAGGGAACCCCCTTGGAACTTAAGTCCAAGGGGGCAGATATACGGATGATTTACTCCCCCTTGGACGCATTAAAGATCGCCATCGATAATCCCGACCGGCAGGTGGTGCTGTTCGCCATCGGCTTTGAGACGACGGCTCCGTCGACGGCGCTGACGATCTTGCGCGCCCGTGACTTGAACGTGCAAAATTTTTTTGTGTATTCCAATCACGTTCTTATCATTCCGGCGATTCGCGCGATTCTGGACTCTCCAGAAATGCGTATCGACGGATTTATTGGGCCTGGCCATGTCTCTACGGTGATCGGCACACGTCCATATGAATTTATCGCCAAAGATTACGGAAGACCTGTGGTCATCTCCGGGTTTGAGCCCCTGGATTTATTGCAATCCATCCTTATACTGGTCAAACAAATGAGGGAAGGCCGTTCGGAAGTTGAAAATCAGTACATCCGCGTTGTCCCTTCGGAAGGGAACATCCCTGCTCTTAAAGCGATGAACGAAGTCTTTGAAGTCCGGCCTTTCTTCGAATGGCGCGGCCTCGGAATCATCTCCCAGTCGGCGTTGAAACTACGACCCGAATTCGCACAATGGGATGCGGAAGTTCGCTTTCAGGTAGAAGGCGCGTGTATGACCGATCCGAAAGCGGCTCAATGCGGTGAAGTGTTAAAAGGAGCGTTAAAACCGCATCAATGCAAACTGTTTGGTAAGGAATGCACTCCTGAACATCCTGTGGGTGCACTCATGGTGTCGTCCGAAGGGGCGTGTGCGGCATATTACCATCATGTCCACTTGCGTCAAGCCATGGACGAATAG
- a CDS encoding HypC/HybG/HupF family hydrogenase formation chaperone, producing MTKKVNLNSFGRNKLSNHGCSTCADVAVPVKVIEIHDNEAVVEDRSGVRTNVAIDFVPDIKKGEILLVHMGVALGRALEVQT from the coding sequence ATGACTAAGAAAGTCAATCTGAACTCATTTGGCAGAAATAAGTTGTCAAATCATGGCTGTTCAACATGCGCCGATGTGGCGGTTCCGGTAAAAGTCATCGAAATTCATGACAATGAAGCAGTGGTAGAGGACCGTTCAGGAGTACGCACGAACGTTGCCATTGACTTCGTTCCCGACATCAAAAAAGGGGAAATCCTTCTTGTTCATATGGGCGTGGCTTTGGGGCGAGCATTGGAGGTGCAAACATGA
- a CDS encoding HypC/HybG/HupF family hydrogenase formation chaperone, whose protein sequence is MCLAIPGQIVELLDEDQHYAMVDVSGVRRKINIGLLKNEGAHLGDWVLIHVGFAMSKISEEQAVEQLRLLSMLGEADEAMEEVMGYQFDEKMNVKSSSVKSSNDKMKEG, encoded by the coding sequence ATGTGCTTGGCGATACCTGGCCAAATTGTGGAGCTGCTAGACGAGGATCAACACTATGCCATGGTCGATGTCTCCGGCGTGAGACGGAAGATTAACATTGGTCTGCTGAAAAATGAAGGAGCCCATCTTGGCGATTGGGTACTCATCCACGTCGGATTTGCCATGAGCAAGATAAGCGAGGAACAAGCGGTTGAACAATTGAGACTGCTAAGCATGTTAGGTGAAGCGGACGAGGCCATGGAGGAAGTGATGGGCTATCAATTTGATGAAAAAATGAACGTGAAATCTTCATCGGTCAAGTCCTCAAATGACAAAATGAAAGAAGGATGA
- a CDS encoding NHL repeat-containing protein, producing the protein MGTVKLTAYPERWLGGPAPGGLTLPPAWPNRINLYAPRGVYMDDDVVVVADSGNHRLLIWYGWSENDHAPADVVLGQADFESEGPNMFHLPTGVAVIEGRLFVADAWHHRLLIWDTLPEKSNQPPDHVLGQPDMQHIDPNRGGKVCPTGFYWPYGFAYVNGWFYVADTGNRRILGWKGIPEDGQVPDLILGQPHGYVNGENRGKGVGVDTFRWPHALAGDERTLFVADAGNHRVLGYTPPPDMDRPADLVLGQKNFTESFELPHVPQGPRRLRFPYGISLSGGLLAVADTANNRVLLYTELPRKGAYHPASCVIGQQDFDGAGENRWQKVAWDTLCWPYGIWFHKNRLAIADSGNNRVIVWRLEFE; encoded by the coding sequence ATGGGTACGGTTAAACTGACCGCTTATCCCGAACGGTGGTTGGGGGGACCCGCTCCCGGAGGTCTCACATTGCCACCGGCATGGCCAAACCGGATCAATCTATACGCCCCGAGGGGGGTATATATGGACGATGACGTCGTCGTGGTGGCCGACAGTGGCAATCATCGCCTGCTCATTTGGTACGGGTGGTCAGAGAACGATCATGCCCCGGCGGACGTTGTTTTGGGACAGGCCGATTTTGAATCTGAGGGTCCCAACATGTTTCATCTCCCAACTGGCGTAGCGGTGATTGAAGGACGTTTGTTTGTTGCCGACGCATGGCATCACCGTCTGTTGATTTGGGATACGTTGCCGGAAAAAAGCAACCAGCCGCCCGATCATGTCCTGGGTCAACCTGACATGCAACACATCGACCCCAATCGAGGAGGGAAGGTCTGCCCGACGGGATTTTATTGGCCTTACGGCTTTGCTTACGTCAATGGCTGGTTTTATGTGGCAGACACGGGCAACCGCAGGATTCTGGGCTGGAAAGGCATCCCGGAAGACGGTCAAGTACCTGATCTCATTCTGGGTCAACCTCATGGTTACGTCAACGGCGAAAACCGGGGGAAGGGTGTGGGTGTGGACACGTTTCGTTGGCCACATGCCCTTGCCGGTGATGAAAGGACATTATTTGTCGCCGATGCAGGCAATCATCGCGTTCTCGGCTATACGCCTCCTCCAGATATGGACCGTCCCGCCGATTTGGTACTCGGGCAAAAAAACTTCACGGAATCGTTTGAATTACCCCACGTTCCCCAGGGGCCACGGCGGTTGCGCTTTCCATACGGCATCTCCTTAAGCGGCGGCTTGCTCGCGGTGGCTGATACGGCCAACAATCGCGTCCTACTTTATACAGAGTTACCACGCAAAGGGGCGTATCATCCCGCATCCTGCGTCATAGGCCAACAAGACTTTGATGGGGCGGGAGAAAACCGTTGGCAAAAGGTGGCATGGGACACTTTATGCTGGCCTTATGGCATTTGGTTTCATAAGAATAGATTGGCGATCGCCGATTCGGGGAACAACCGCGTCATTGTGTGGCGCCTCGAATTTGAGTAA
- a CDS encoding NifU family protein, with amino-acid sequence MKVQQEDFHALAEHVDRVLESVKELPEDACRKAMELKKAIEAFHEHALRKLIRTIRETEEGKELLLKAVGDPAVYALLSMHGIIKQDLFTRVAAVLEEVRPYLRSHGGDVELVKVEGHTAYVRLQGACSGCSLSAVTLKTAVEEAVKTRVPEIEDVLMAEDEVASGYMPLHVIDEADNLEQSGWVKGPSVSDLEEGRAVRFTHQAHDILLVRIDGKVMAYRNQCPHMGMPLDGGMVDGGAITCPWHGFRFDLSTGECLTAPHVQLEPFPVQVKDQWVWVRLN; translated from the coding sequence ATGAAGGTCCAGCAGGAGGATTTTCACGCTTTGGCGGAACATGTGGATCGGGTTTTGGAATCAGTTAAAGAGCTGCCGGAGGATGCTTGCAGGAAGGCGATGGAGTTAAAAAAGGCCATCGAAGCCTTTCATGAACATGCTCTCAGGAAGCTCATCCGTACGATTCGTGAAACAGAAGAGGGCAAAGAGCTGCTGCTTAAAGCGGTGGGAGATCCTGCCGTCTATGCACTGCTTTCGATGCACGGCATCATCAAACAAGACTTGTTTACACGTGTCGCAGCAGTGCTCGAAGAAGTGCGCCCCTATTTGCGCTCGCACGGTGGCGATGTAGAATTGGTTAAAGTTGAAGGTCATACGGCCTATGTCCGCCTTCAAGGTGCTTGCTCCGGTTGTTCTTTATCTGCTGTGACGTTGAAAACAGCGGTCGAGGAAGCGGTCAAAACGCGTGTGCCAGAAATTGAAGATGTGCTCATGGCGGAAGACGAAGTTGCTTCCGGTTACATGCCGTTGCATGTTATCGACGAAGCGGATAACCTGGAACAAAGTGGCTGGGTGAAAGGTCCGTCAGTCTCGGACCTGGAAGAAGGAAGGGCGGTCCGTTTTACCCATCAGGCGCACGACATCTTATTGGTGCGCATCGATGGAAAGGTGATGGCCTATCGCAACCAGTGTCCCCATATGGGCATGCCCCTTGACGGGGGAATGGTCGACGGTGGAGCCATTACCTGTCCGTGGCACGGCTTCCGTTTCGACTTATCAACCGGGGAATGTCTGACGGCCCCCCACGTTCAGTTAGAACCGTTTCCGGTACAAGTGAAGGACCAATGGGTATGGGTACGGTTAAACTGA